In Carya illinoinensis cultivar Pawnee chromosome 6, C.illinoinensisPawnee_v1, whole genome shotgun sequence, a single genomic region encodes these proteins:
- the LOC122314041 gene encoding polyadenylate-binding protein-interacting protein 12-like codes for MAVAENASQNFENTTTVVSSSDLNAQNDLEISKPRNDSMDIKNDQKERSAATTFTVASDNYKPQMGQMVNGFDSNGVKSQQLRAVKSGGGYGSNNQRANGVMVRNGGDGGESFNRDMRDLEELLSKLNPMAEEFVPPSLAKNHAFFDGGAGGFGYANSFILQSNFGNANANGYIGRRRRNGYSQGKRKMNGRMTPAQREAMIRRTVYVSDIDQQVTEEQLAALFLTCGQVVDCRVCGDPNSILHFAFIEFTDEEGARAALNLSGTMLGYYPVRVLPSKTAISPVNPTFLPRSEDEREMCSRTIYCTNIDKKITQADVKFFFESICGEVQRLRLLGDYHHSTRIAFVEFTIAESAIAALNCSGVVLGALPIRVSPSKTPVRPRSPRLQLH; via the exons ATGGCGGTTGCCGAGAATGCTagtcaaaattttgagaatacTACCACTGTAGTATCATCATCGGACTTGAATGCCCAGAATGATCTCGAAATATCAAAACCCAGAAATGATTCGATGGATATTAAGAATGATCAGAAAGAAAGATCAGCAGCAACGACGTTCACAGTGGCGTCGGACAATTACAAGCCTCAGATGGGTCAGATGGTAAATGGGTTCGACTCTAATGGGGTCAAGAGCCAGCAGCTGAGGGCGGTGAAATCTGGTGGTGGGTATGGGAGTAATAATCAGAGGGCTAATGGGGTGATGGTAAGAAATGGAGGGGATGGGGGCGAGAGTTTCAACAGGGATATGAGGGATTTGGAAGAATTGTTGTCCAAGTTGAATCCCATGGCTGAGGAATTTGTGCCTCCTTCACTAGCCAAGAATCATGCTTTCTTTGATGGTGGTGCTGGTGGGTTTGGGTATGCTAACAGTTTTATACTGCAATCTAATTTCGGCAATGCTAATGCCAACGGATATATTGGTAGAAGG AGGAGGAACGGCTATAGTCAGGGGAAGCGTAAGATGAACGGTAGAATGACTCCGGCACAGAGAGAGGCTATGATTAGGAGAACTGTTTATGTGTCTGACATAGATCAACAG GTTACCGAAGAGCAGCTTGCAGCTCTGTTTCTTACTTGTGGACAG GTGGTTGATTGCCGTGTTTGTGGTGATCCTAACTCTATTCTCCATTTTGCCTTTATCGAGTTTACGGATGAAG AGGGAGCAAGGGCTGCTTTGAATCTGTCAGGGACTATGCTTGGATATTATCCTGTCAGAGTGCTGCCTTCCAAAACAGCCATTTCACCAGTGAATCCAACATTTTTGCCAAGG TCTGAAGATGAACGTGAGATGTGCTCGAGGACTATTTACTGTACAAACATTGACAAGAAG ATTACCCAAGCAGATgtcaaatttttctttgaatcaATTTGTGGAGAG GTGCAACGCCTGAGGCTACTTGGAGACTATCATCATTCAACTCGTATTGCTTTTGTCGAGTTCACAATT GCAGAAAGCGCAATTGCAGCTCTAAACTGTAGTGGTGTGGTTTTAGGAGCATTGCCAATAAG GGTAAGCCCTTCGAAGACGCCTGTTCGACCCCGTTCTCCTCGCCTGCAGTTGCACTGA
- the LOC122312985 gene encoding uncharacterized protein LOC122312985: MGNCYALCKPSMGLHVKLVAAKHGRVLQVVKMDGKVLEFSTPILVKDIMVNFPGSGIGLSKEASENLPPNYELKIGKIYYMLPSLSSGSSASTAEISSIADKDKANGVKRIKIVITKQQLQELLTKQISLEDFMSGLEKPTSVSVDSSTNWKPKLESIPEGSE; encoded by the coding sequence ATGGGCAATTGCTATGCTCTTTGCAAACCCAGTATGGGCTTGCATGTCAAACTTGTTGCAGCAAAGCATGGGAGAGTATTACAAGTCGTGAAGATGGATGGAAAGGTTTTAGAATTCAGCACGCCAATTCTTGTTAAAGATATCATGGTGAACTTTCCCGGCTCAGGTATTGGTTTATCCAAGGAAGCCTCAGAGAATCTCCCACCAAATTATGAATTGAAGATAGGCAAAATTTACTATATGCTCCCTTCTTTGAGTTCTGGGAGTTCCGCTAGTACTGCAGAAATTTCCTCAATAGCAGACAAGGACAAAGCCAATGGTGTAAAGAGGATTAAGATTGTTATAACAAAGCAACAGCTCCAGGAGTTATTGACAAAGCAAATATCATTGGAAGACTTCATGTCAGGGCTCGAGAAACCAACGTCTGTTTCTGTTGATTCTTCAACAAATTGGAAGCCGAAGCTTGAATCTATCCCTGAAGGGAGCGAGTAG